The Sander vitreus isolate 19-12246 chromosome 5, sanVit1, whole genome shotgun sequence genome includes a region encoding these proteins:
- the unc119b gene encoding protein unc-119 homolog B: MNSSRKKQAPTVSKGQTDADTGSETNHRERKTGGGMLKKLKSRRSQTDKWPVVTEDELRALGRDITPDNVLGLRVVTEDYLCKLEDNIYNIDFTRFKIRDLETGTVLFEIAKPPNSGSAEGEDESGDVDTSAGRFVRYQFTPAFLKLCTVGATVEFTVGDRPINNFRMIERHYFQGRLLKNFDFDFGFCIPNSRNTCEHIYEFPQLPDDLIRQMVAHPYETRSDSFYFVDNKLIMHNKADYAYNGGL, encoded by the exons ATGAACAGTTCACGAAAGAAACAGGCACCGACAGTCAGCAAAGGTCAGACGGACGCAGACACCGGCTCGGAGACGAATCACAGGGAACGAAAGACTGGTGGAGGAATGCTGAAGAAGCTGAAGTCGAGGCGCAGTCAAACGGATAAGTGGCCTGTAGTCACAGAGGATGAACTCCGGGCTCTGGGAAGAGATATTACCCCGGACAATGTCCTGGGTCTCCGGGTAGTCACGGAGG ACTATCTGTGCAAACTTGAAGACAATATCTACAACATTGACTTCACACGTTTCAAAATCCGAGATCTGGAGACAGGAACGGTGCTGTTTGAGATTGCCAAACCTCCAAACAGCG GTTCTGCGGAGGGTGAAGACGAGAGTGGAGATGTCGACACCAGTGCAGGGCGTTTTGTCCGATATCAGTTTACACCAGCCTTCCTAAAACTGTGCACTGTTGGTGCAAC TGTGGAGTTCACAGTGGGCGACCGGCCCATTAACAACTTTCGTATGATTGAGAGGCATTACTTCCAGGGACGCCTTCTCAAGaactttgactttgactttggCTTTTGCATTCCGAACAGCCGCAACACATGTGAACACATTTATGAGTTTCCACAGCTTCCAGATGACCTCa ttCGCCAAATGGTGGCGCACCCTTACGAGACCagatcagacagtttctacttTGTGGACAACAAACTCATTATGCACAACAAGGCCGACTATGCCTACAATGGTGGTCTGTAA
- the pop5 gene encoding ribonuclease P/MRP protein subunit POP5 translates to MVRVKSRYLLCEVNVSDRSRLLLLDDRAVAATVKAAVARIHGDYGAALCSIRFSVKYLNAHTGIVFLRFPKNCYRLLWSALPFITCIETRGQKISCFLNCLHVGGTMRTCQKFLIRYNTQQLHRMLPKCKNEEEKQQVQKEILNCSLTGRNKEAFEDESESEEDEEEEEE, encoded by the exons ATGGTGCGGGTGAAGTCCAG GTATTTACTGTGCGAAGTGAACGTGTCAGACAGGAGCCGCCTGTTGTTGCTGGATGACCGAGCTGTTGCAGCGACAGTGAAGGCAGCGGTGGCCCGCATACATGGGGACTATGGGGCAGCTCTCTGCAGCATCAGGTTCTCTG tGAAATATCTGAATGCTCATACTGGAATAGTATTCCTGCGCTTCCCCAAAAATTGTTACAGACTCCTCTGGTCTGCATTGCCTTTCATTACCTGTATTGAAACTCGTGGGCAGAAGATCTCCTGTTTTCTGAACTGTTTGCATGTCGGAG gaacGATGAGAACATGTCAGAAGTTTCTGATCCGATACAACACCCAGCAGCTCCATCGAATGCTCCCTAAGTGTAAAAACGAAG AAGAAAAGCAACAGGTTCAGAAAGAAATTCTAAACTGCTCCCTAACAGGACGAAACAAGGAAGCATTTGAAGATGAATCAGAGAGtgaggaagatgaagaagaagaagaagagtga